From a region of the Fischerella sp. JS2 genome:
- the lptB gene encoding LPS export ABC transporter ATP-binding protein, translating into MKIVLENIRKSYGKRVIVNRVNVSVAQGEVVGLLGPNGAGKTTTFYIATGLEKPDRGTVWLDHQDITALPMHKRARLGIGYLAQEASVFRQLSVRDNILLVLEQTNVPRWQWQRRLEKLLQEFRLEKVVNSKGIQLSGGERRRTELARALAAGREGPKFLLLDEPFAGVDPIAVSEIQYLIAQLRERDMGILITDHNVRETLAITDRAYIMREGQILASGNADELYNNALVRQYYLGDNFQV; encoded by the coding sequence TGAAAATTGTCCTAGAAAATATTCGCAAATCTTATGGCAAGCGAGTGATTGTCAATCGCGTCAACGTTTCTGTTGCCCAGGGCGAAGTAGTGGGGTTACTTGGCCCAAATGGTGCTGGCAAAACCACAACATTCTACATTGCCACAGGTTTAGAAAAACCAGACCGGGGAACTGTATGGTTGGATCATCAGGACATCACTGCACTGCCTATGCACAAAAGGGCAAGGCTAGGTATTGGTTACTTAGCACAGGAAGCCAGTGTGTTTCGTCAATTATCAGTACGAGATAATATACTGTTGGTGCTAGAGCAAACAAACGTACCTCGCTGGCAATGGCAACGGCGACTAGAAAAATTATTACAAGAGTTTCGTTTAGAAAAAGTAGTTAATAGTAAAGGAATTCAACTTTCTGGAGGTGAGCGACGCCGGACGGAATTAGCAAGAGCATTAGCAGCTGGTAGAGAAGGGCCAAAATTTTTACTGTTAGATGAACCTTTTGCAGGAGTTGACCCAATCGCAGTTTCAGAGATTCAGTATCTCATTGCACAATTGCGGGAACGCGACATGGGGATCTTGATTACAGATCACAATGTCCGCGAAACCCTTGCTATTACAGATCGTGCCTACATCATGCGCGAAGGTCAAATTCTTGCTTCTGGCAATGCCGACGAACTCTACAATAATGCCTTGGTGCGGCAATATTACTTAGGTGATAATTTTCAGGTTTAG
- a CDS encoding LptF/LptG family permease has protein sequence MDRYLASELIPPFLFSFGIFASLVFTADSLYELLRKVVQAGLPLEIALKVFLLKLPRVIVYVFPMSTLLATLMTYSRLSAESELIALRSCGVSVYRMVLAAVVMSFLVAGITFVVSEQIAPAANYEASVTLDKALKSDKPTFKQENIFYPEYQNVKQPDGSKERILTRLFYADKFDGKRMKGLTLIDRSQEGLNQIVVAESGEWNGSQSVWDFYNGTIYLVAPDRSYRNIARFKHQQLQLPRTPLDVANRSRDFEEMNIAQSLEQLEIESISGNEQKVRQLRVRIQQKIAFPFACVVCGLVGATVGTIPQRTGRAASFGISLAVIFTYYTTLQVARTLGDTGFLSPFVSAWLPNFLGLTLGLFLLVRTARR, from the coding sequence ATGGATCGCTATCTTGCAAGCGAATTAATCCCACCGTTTTTATTTAGTTTTGGGATTTTTGCTTCCCTTGTGTTCACGGCGGATAGCTTATATGAATTGCTGCGAAAAGTAGTCCAAGCAGGATTACCACTAGAAATAGCTTTAAAGGTTTTTTTGTTAAAGCTACCACGGGTAATTGTCTATGTTTTTCCGATGTCAACACTGCTAGCCACTTTGATGACCTACAGTCGTCTCTCTGCTGAAAGTGAATTGATCGCCCTACGTAGCTGTGGTGTAAGTGTGTATCGTATGGTACTAGCTGCTGTGGTCATGAGTTTTTTAGTAGCAGGGATAACATTTGTTGTCAGTGAGCAAATTGCACCAGCAGCCAATTATGAAGCCTCTGTGACTCTAGATAAAGCTCTCAAATCCGACAAACCAACATTTAAGCAAGAGAATATCTTTTATCCTGAATACCAAAATGTTAAACAACCGGATGGTAGTAAAGAAAGAATACTGACACGCTTGTTTTATGCTGACAAGTTTGATGGCAAGCGGATGAAGGGTCTGACGCTTATAGACCGTTCTCAAGAAGGTCTCAATCAAATCGTTGTAGCAGAGTCAGGAGAATGGAATGGTTCACAAAGTGTTTGGGATTTTTATAACGGTACTATCTATCTAGTTGCGCCTGACCGTTCTTACCGCAACATAGCTCGATTTAAACATCAACAATTACAACTTCCCCGCACACCATTGGATGTGGCAAATAGAAGCCGTGACTTTGAAGAGATGAATATTGCCCAGTCACTAGAACAACTAGAAATAGAAAGTATTAGTGGAAATGAGCAAAAAGTTCGTCAACTGAGAGTCCGTATTCAACAAAAAATTGCCTTTCCTTTTGCCTGTGTCGTCTGTGGGCTAGTTGGTGCTACTGTGGGAACAATACCCCAACGTACAGGTCGGGCAGCAAGCTTTGGAATTAGTCTAGCAGTTATTTTTACTTATTACACAACATTACAGGTTGCCCGTACATTAGGAGACACGGGTTTTCTTTCTCCTTTTGTATCAGCTTGGCTACCCAATTTTTTGGGGTTAACATTAGGTTTATTTTTACTAGTACGGACAGCACGGCGGTAG
- a CDS encoding CBS domain-containing protein — protein MKVEDIMTKDVVSIRSSATIAEAVGVMKEKRLRALVVERNHENDAYGIITETDIIYKVTAYAKDPKQVRVYEIMSKPCIIVNPELSIEYVARLFANTGIRRAPVIQGKLLGIISVTDILTKSDFVESPQSVLLEDKIQQAIADARAICSLYGTLSSECATAWVTVEEIQAEAAHQKAGHMAFTKSSFEQYCAANPDAPECRIYYED, from the coding sequence ATGAAAGTAGAAGATATCATGACCAAAGATGTTGTTAGCATCCGCAGTTCAGCAACAATCGCCGAAGCAGTAGGTGTGATGAAGGAAAAACGATTGCGGGCTTTGGTTGTGGAGCGCAATCATGAGAATGATGCTTATGGTATTATTACGGAGACAGATATTATCTACAAGGTAACAGCTTATGCCAAAGATCCCAAACAAGTACGGGTCTACGAAATTATGAGTAAGCCCTGCATTATCGTCAATCCTGAATTGTCTATAGAATACGTCGCCCGGTTATTTGCCAACACAGGTATCCGTAGAGCGCCCGTAATTCAAGGTAAGCTGTTGGGCATAATTTCTGTCACTGATATCCTCACCAAAAGTGATTTTGTTGAAAGTCCACAATCAGTTTTGCTAGAGGACAAAATTCAACAAGCGATCGCAGATGCTCGCGCGATTTGCTCTTTATACGGTACATTATCTTCAGAATGTGCTACAGCTTGGGTGACAGTAGAAGAAATCCAAGCAGAAGCAGCCCATCAAAAAGCTGGACATATGGCATTTACCAAATCATCCTTTGAGCAATACTGTGCAGCCAACCCAGATGCACCAGAGTGTCGGATTTATTATGAAGATTAA
- a CDS encoding cytochrome P450 — MTTTNTTTSLPLPPGSFGLPLIGETIPFLNDPNFTEKRYKKYGSLFKTHIFGRPTLIVTGAQGNRFLFNNDHKYFSNNWPYSTRILLGPASLSVQKGTEHQNRRKLLSQAFQPRALASYASTMEQITHQYLDRWEKLATFAWYPELRNYTLDIACKLLVGVDRASQTQLGEWYKTWVDGLFTLPINLPWTNFGKALRCRKLLLAEIEKIVHQRQETGDSYQDVLELLLQAEDEEGKRLSLNELKDQLLTLLFAGHETLTSALASLCLLLVQNPQVLATARSEQQQLGVDTPLTSENLKQMTYLEQVLKEVMRLIPPVGGGFREVIQPCEFNGFHIPQGWSILYQVGKTHKDQSVYNHPEVFDPERFSLQRAEDKPKAFSYIPFGGGVRECLGKEFAKLEMKMFAALLLRHYQWELLPEQNLEMIMVPTPHPQDGLKVSFHKLSSHIISQNS; from the coding sequence ATGACAACTACCAATACCACTACTTCTTTGCCTTTACCTCCCGGTAGTTTTGGTTTACCTCTAATTGGGGAAACAATACCATTTTTAAACGATCCAAATTTTACCGAAAAGCGATACAAAAAGTATGGTTCTCTGTTCAAAACTCATATATTTGGACGTCCAACTTTAATAGTTACAGGTGCACAAGGGAATAGATTTTTATTCAACAACGACCATAAATATTTTTCCAATAATTGGCCTTACAGCACCAGAATACTTTTAGGCCCTGCATCTTTATCAGTTCAGAAGGGTACAGAACACCAAAATCGCCGTAAACTACTATCTCAAGCTTTTCAACCAAGAGCTTTAGCTAGTTATGCCAGTACAATGGAGCAAATTACCCATCAATATTTAGATAGATGGGAAAAACTCGCCACATTTGCTTGGTATCCAGAACTCAGAAATTACACTCTTGATATTGCCTGCAAGTTGCTTGTAGGAGTTGATCGCGCTTCCCAAACTCAATTGGGTGAGTGGTACAAAACCTGGGTGGATGGTTTATTCACCCTACCTATAAATTTACCGTGGACTAATTTTGGTAAAGCATTACGTTGTCGAAAATTATTGCTAGCCGAAATTGAAAAGATTGTCCATCAACGTCAAGAAACCGGAGACTCATATCAAGACGTTTTAGAACTACTTTTACAAGCAGAGGATGAAGAAGGTAAACGCTTAAGCCTCAATGAACTTAAGGATCAATTGTTGACTTTGCTATTTGCTGGACACGAAACTCTGACCTCAGCCTTAGCATCACTATGTCTATTATTAGTACAAAATCCACAGGTTTTAGCAACTGCCCGCAGTGAACAACAGCAGCTTGGTGTAGATACACCTCTGACTTCAGAAAATCTTAAACAAATGACTTACTTAGAGCAAGTCTTAAAAGAAGTGATGCGGCTGATTCCGCCTGTAGGTGGTGGCTTTCGAGAAGTAATCCAGCCCTGTGAATTTAATGGTTTCCACATTCCTCAAGGTTGGTCTATACTATATCAGGTAGGTAAAACCCACAAAGATCAAAGTGTTTATAATCACCCAGAAGTATTTGATCCAGAACGTTTTAGTCTACAGAGGGCAGAAGATAAACCCAAAGCTTTTAGTTATATACCCTTTGGTGGCGGAGTACGGGAATGCCTGGGTAAAGAATTTGCCAAACTAGAAATGAAAATGTTTGCAGCCCTTTTACTGCGTCACTATCAGTGGGAACTACTACCGGAACAAAACTTAGAGATGATTATGGTTCCAACCCCGCATCCTCAGGATGGCTTAAAAGTAAGCTTTCATAAATTATCGAGTCATATTATTTCACAAAATTCTTGA